In Candidatus Lokiarchaeota archaeon, the sequence AGCACTGATTCGCTCGTGCTATCAACTAATGACTCGATTGCTTGAAAGGATATTACACTGAAACACTGATATGCCGGGTTCTACATCGTGCCAATGTCCAGTGAATCGACATGAAATCACTAGCATTGCATAGCTACAAGGGTGGAACCGGAAGGACGACAATTAGCGCCAATATAGCTGCTCTTCTTGCGAAGGATGGCAATAATGTAGCTATTCTTGACATGGATTTCTGGTCACCAACGATTCATACAATATTCCGAACAAAATCCAAGTCAGCATTTGTCCACGAGTATCTGTCTGGAGAAATTGACTACCACGAGCTGTTTACAGATTTAACATCAGCTTTTGACCTACCTGGAAGACTATTAGTAGGAGTTGGGGACTCACGAATAGATGTGATTCGACAGAATCTAGAGCATGATCGAGAGTGGTATCAGAATGCCTTGGCACGTCTTCTGTATCTTAAAGAGAAACTAAGCGATGAAGGAATTGATTACTTCATCATGGATTGCTCTCCAGGCATTCATTCATGCACCGTAAACGCCATTGTGGCCTGTGATTTGACATTGGTCTTATGTAGAGTAAACAACTTCGACATCGATGGAACTATTCAGCTCCGAGAAGGACTCTATAACCGTCTTGATAAAGAAACCACATTGCTCTTCAATATGGTTCCTTCACAGATGATGCAAAAATCACGCCTGTCTCAAGTGGAGGAAACAATTGAGGAGTCTTGTGGTCAAGATTCTGTGATTTCGGGATATCTGCAGTACTATCCTGAAATTCCTCTTGGAATGGGAGTTGAGATTCATGCTCTGACCCAGCCTAGTCTTGGATTTGTAACAGATTTGAAAATGGTGGTGAGTAGACTCTCCATAGTGGCCAACTATGCTACAAGTGCAATTGGTGAACAGATTTGATTCGAGCGGTCTTCATTTTGACCGAGGGCGGTATATTGCTTTACTCCAAAACTTTCGATTCAAGCGAAACTGACCCTTTTATGGTGAGTAGCTTCATGTCTGCAATATCAAGTTTCAGCAGAGAAGCAGTTGGTAATCAGCTTCAAGGAATCGAGGCTGATGACCGCTATATATTTCATTTCACT encodes:
- a CDS encoding AAA family ATPase; protein product: MKSLALHSYKGGTGRTTISANIAALLAKDGNNVAILDMDFWSPTIHTIFRTKSKSAFVHEYLSGEIDYHELFTDLTSAFDLPGRLLVGVGDSRIDVIRQNLEHDREWYQNALARLLYLKEKLSDEGIDYFIMDCSPGIHSCTVNAIVACDLTLVLCRVNNFDIDGTIQLREGLYNRLDKETTLLFNMVPSQMMQKSRLSQVEETIEESCGQDSVISGYLQYYPEIPLGMGVEIHALTQPSLGFVTDLKMVVSRLSIVANYATSAIGEQI